The Anaerolineales bacterium region AGCGAATTTGATTCCCATCACCAGCGCCGCCAACACGCTGATGCCGACAAATTGCACAACAGCCCATTTCCTCCAAAACGAATCGCCGAACTGCCATAACAGAATCATCGCCAGTCCCCAAAACCATGAATCGCCGGAGTGAGCGAAGAAAACCGCCATAGCGCGCAATGCGCCCGGCTTTTCAGCCACGCGCATTTGATCGGAGAGACGGGCATCCCATTCGAGAAGGGTGCGAAAGTTCATCTTGAACGAGATCTGGATTTTGATTTTGCTCGAACAGCCTTTTTGACCGCGCTCGGCTTCTTTACTGTCTTCCCGGTTGTTTTCTTTGCAGAAGTTTTCGGCTTAGGTCGCGATCTCCGCCGTTGTTTTGTCAGGTCGGCGCGCATCATTTCAAGTTGATGCGGTTTGTCCACGTCCATGCAAGGTTCGGCATAGGGCCAAACGATCGCGCGTCCCTTGATTCCGATCCGTTCGCTGATCCGCTTCACAGCGACTTCCAGTGTTAATTGCCGAGTGGCTAACGAAAATAACAAACCCAGACCCAGTTTGCTTGCCTGCTTAAACGGACTCTTACGCGCCCCGAGCAACGATTCCCAAAGATCTAAATGTTCGGTCGCCATGCGGACGTGGCAGAGGTTGATATCCGAGCCGCAGAGTTCCATATCTTTGAGAGGCGTGTAGGTGCGTCTCGAATCGGGGAAGCGTTTTTCCATCACTTCGCGGGTACACACACCGTAATAGAGATCATCCTGTGTTTGCATGGAGGTATCCACCAGCCAATCCACCATGTGAGATTGGAGGGCGGGAATATCCGAGGATACGATCAAAACATATTTATTCTTCTTATTTAGTTCAAGCGATTTGTGCACGCCCGCCACGATATTCGCCAATATGCGCCCCTGATTGGAAAGAAAATGGAGCGGCTTTTTACAGGTCAACTGATTCTTCGGCGATAAACCGACAAGGATGACGTTATCTACACGCTTGGCATCGCTGAGCGCGTCGAGCACCCACTGAACCATAGGTTTGCCCGCAATATCCACCAAGGCTTTGGCGTCGCCTGTCACGTAGGAATAGAGCGGGTCTTCCGGTCTTGGAATTCCACCTGCGATCACGATTGCGTCCATATATTCTCCTCATTGTCATTGCGAGCCGTTTTGTAGCGAAGCAATCTCCTGTCTCGCTGGGATTGCTTCGCTTCGCTCGCAATGACATCAGTTTAGTTTCGTTAACTGCGGCTCGAAGCCCAGTTGGTCAATCAGGGAATTCAATTCGTCGTTGGTCAACGTACGCCCTTTGCCTGCGATGGCAACCAGCGCGGCTTCCATCATGTTCGTACCAAAGGTGCGGCCATCTAAATTTGGCGTTGTGGTGACGAGGTATTTAACGCCACGCTGTTTGAGGAACTCCACATCGGCGGGCGTAGTGGTGTTGGTGACGATGATCTTGCCGCGCATATCTTCCGGCATGTGTTGTTTGACGTACAGAAAGTCGCCGCCGGTGACGGTGTTGCCTTGATAATACTTTTCGTATTTAGGCGTGACCTTTTCCTGTTTTTCGCCGGTAGGATACAACATGCTCAACGGCATTCGCCCGACGATCGGCATAAGTACTTTGGCTAACCGATTTAGCGACTTCATTGAATGGACGGCGATCGGAACATCCAAGCCGAACATGAGATCGCCAAAGACACATTGATAACCGGCTTTGATGAAGGACTCGGTCATGCCATAGCGGGTGATGCCTGCGACCAGGAACGCAGTCTTGGGTTGAATCTCGCCGCCGATCTTCGCTTCTACCCATTGCATGACGCGCGCTTCGAGCGTCTCTTTCAGCCCGCTTCCGTCCACATAGGGCGTTTGCTTCACATCTTGCACCAACTTGAGCGCGCTATGAAGCGGATAAAACTTCCACGGCGTGTGCACGCCCAGGTCAATGCCGCCCACGCCGAACGCGTCCACGCTGCCATCCATCTCGCGAAACAATTGGCGGGCTTTGGTTTCATCGCCATCTGTGCCGATGCGTTCGATATGCACTGTTTCGTTTAAGAGTTGCACTTCAACGGTCTTATTACGGGTGGCGGAACCAAGGCTAATGCTGACGGCGCGTTTCATCGAGATTGCCTCCTAAAGTCGGGATAACCTATTATAGTCCGAATCAGGCATCCCCTGCGCGGGAAGCGTGAAGAAGAACGCCGCGCCTTTTCCCGCTTCGCTCTCCACCCAGATCCTGCCTCCGTGAAATTCGATGATCCGTTTTACGAGGGCGAGACCGATACCGGTGCCATCCGTTTTAGGATCCAGTTTGTTGAATAAACCAAAGACGCGTTCGAAGTGATCGTCCGAAATGCCGATGCCGTTATCTCGAACGAACAGGATGGGCATCCCGTTCTCTTCGCCGGACTGACCGATCTCTACGCGCGGGTCGGGCTGGTCTCCCATAAATTTGACCGCGTTCTCTATCAGGTTTTGCAAGACTTCGCCGATACGCCGACGGTCGGCGAATACGCGCGGAAGATTCTCTTGGACCTGAACCGTAACGCCGCGTTCCTGAATTTGTCCATGCAATAAGGCAAGGATTTCGCGAACAAGTTCATCAAGTTGAATCTCTTTCGGTTCGTTCATTAGACGCCCGATGCGGGAAAGTTCCAACAGGTCGTTTAGGAGTTGTTGCATCTTCTCAGTGGCATCGGCAATGCGCAGCGCGTCTTTTTGAAAGCGTTCGCGGTCGCCAGCCAGCATATCTTTTTCGAGATAGCCAAGAAACCCGCGAATGGTAAAGAGCGGCGCTTTGAGATCGTGCGAGACTGTGTATGTGAACCGTTCGAGTTCGGCGTTCTTCGCCGCGAGTTCGGCGATCAGGTTTTCGCGTTCGATCTCCGCTTGTTTGCGAGCCTCCAGTTCGCGCTGGGCGTCTGTGTAAAGCCGCACGCGACCGATCGCAATGCCGATGTGCTGACCGAGCGCATCCAGTAGATCGAGATCAACTTGCGTGAGTTTTACCCCTCGCACGCTTTCCACGTTCAAGATTCCGACCACCCGTCCTTCATCGAATAGTGGAATACAAATCTCAGACACAATGTTTTCGATGGCTCCGAGGAAATCGGGGGCTGATCGAACATCCTCCAAGAATACTGATTTGCCAGTGGATGCCACGCGCCCGGCTATTCCTTTGTTTAGCGGGATGCGCGCGATCACTTTGTCATACCCCACTTGATGCTGCATAACCAGCGTATCTCCTTCCAGCAGATAGACGCTGACGAGCGCGTACCCAAACGACTCAGCCACCGCCTCGACAACGCTCCGAAGCAGAGAGGGCAGGTCCAACTCCTGAGACATCACATTGCGCACATTGCTTAAGAGCGCAAGTTCTTGCGTCTGCTTTTCCGCCATTTCGTACAAGGCTCGGTAGTTCTGCTCCCGCGTTCGCAGTTCCGCTTCCGCCTGTTGACGTTGGATCGCCGCGCCCAAAATATTAGATGCGACAACTAACGCATCCACCTCCGCATTCGACCAGACGCGGGAATGATCCATATCGTCGAAGCCGATCGTGCCCCACCATGCGCCATCCACATAAATAGGAACGTCGAGCAGCGCCTGCATACCGCGGTCGCGGAGAAAGTCCACATCTTCTGGCGAAGCGTGCTGTAAATCTCCCAAATAAGGCAGACCGGCGCTCATCACTTCATACCATCCCTCAAAATCGGGTTCTTTTAACGGGATGCTCTGGTATTTCGCGACACCCAAGTCGGTTGGGTGAGAAGGTGACGTCCATTCAAAACGCATGGATGTGGCCGGAATACCATCCTCACGGATATGATTCTCAAAAAGATAGGCATGACTGGCTCTGATCGTTCCGCCCAAATTTTCCAGAATCGAATTGATCTCGGATCTCCAATCGGACGATTTCAGCAGGCGGTTCGCCGCCTCTGCCACAACCCCCAGAATGGATTCACGCTGGCGCAGGCTCACCTCGACAGACCGGCGTTCCTCCAACTCGGATTGCAAAATCGCCTCATCCGCTTGACGTTTGATGGCCGCGCCCAGCACATTTGACGCGGCGCGCAGCATATCCGCCTCAACCGGAGACCAACCTCGTTCTCCGGTCATATCGTCCACGCCGAGGGTTCCCCACCAATATCCGTTAACGATCACCGGCGCTTCCATCAAGGCTTTGACCCCCAATTGACTCAGACGTTCCTTTTCGGCGGGAGGAAATGTGGAAGCCGTGGCAACCAACATTTCTCCTCTCTGCAAAATTTCATCCGTCGTTCCCGGGATGACGCGGACCGGGTGCGCCCGATATACCGGATCATCAACGGAACTGGTAAAACCGGGCGCCGCCCACTCGTACCGCAGGGATGAAAGTTCTTGACCATCTTGATCGGCAAAATGTTCAAAAAGATAACAATGGGAGGCATTGATCGTTTTGCCCAACCGTTCGAGCAGGTTGTCAATATTCGCACGCCAGTCGGAGGACTTTAAAAATTGCTCAGCCGCAAAGATCAACGCCTGCAGCATGGCTTCGCGCTGACGATGACCGTCAAGAGGCTGTTCGGACTCGCTGAGTAAAGCGCTTTTTGAAATTTTCTTTTTGCGTAAACCCTTATTCATGCCCGGAGACCTCATTGGCGGAAACAGTATTCACCCAACGATTATAGTGCATGTCAAATGGAAGACCAAAATATCCTAAAACAAAAACATTGCCGTTTACTGGCAATGTTTTGTCCAACGCAAATTTCTCGAACGATCGTTACGGTGTGCAGACCGCTTTGAACGTCGTCTGACCGGTCTGCTCGTTAGGTTGAAGCGTGCGCACGATCATCGTGTAATCGCGCGCGCCGCGCACTTGATACAGAACCTGCACGGTTTTCGTGCCGCCGACCTCGAACAAGACGCTTTGTTCATCTGAGATATCGCCGGTACTGCGTTCCTCCCAGCGCCAAGTCACAACGGCGGGACCGCTCACCGAAATTTCAACGTTTACTGTGACTAGACGCGGAAAGGCGTTACACGCGACGTTCATGACCGGCGGTTCAACGCTCACGGTGACGCCTGTCACAGTCACCTCCGGCGGACTCACCACCGGAAGCGACTCCACTCCCCCTTCAATGGACACGAGATCCGCAAACAGCCAGCACGTAGTGGATGGGTCGCTGGGATTCTTCACGTACCACCAAGCCAAGTCCGCGCTTTTGCCGATCACTTCCGCCTGCCTGCCCGGTCGCAATTCACCGATAACGGTAAACGATGTGGCTGGACCCGAACGACAATTTACCGGCGCGTCGAGCGCAATAGCAACTGAAAGCGAGGAAGTCGCGGTAAAAGTCGCAGTGGGACGCGGAGATGCCGTGCGTGTTCCGGTAGGGAGCGGTGTGGGCGCAGGCGTTTGCGTTGCCTGACCCGATGGAAAATTGCATGCGGTCAGACTCAATATAACAATGACAAAAATCAAATGGCGCTTTCTCATTCCTCCTCCTTATTGAGAGGGACATGTTAATCGGCTAAGAGGATTGCCGCAATAGCCCTTCGGGCAGGGTTGACGAACACGCGTTTGTGGTACAATCCATTTTTAGAACATATTTTCGATGTTCGCTGAAAGGAGATTCCCATGGGCAAACAGGTCAAAGTTTTGGTTGGGACGACGAAAGGCGCATTCATCTTCACCAGCGATGAAAAACGCAAACAGTGGGCAATGAGCGATATTCTCTTCAAGGGCTGGAATGTGATGCACGTACAACTCGACCCGCGCGACAATCGTCTGCACACGGCGACGAGTCACTTTGTGTATGGTCCAACTACCCATCACTCGGACGATTTGGGCAAAACATGGACGCAGGCGAAGCAGTCGCCGGGGTTGGCGCGTGCGTCGAAGTCGGGCAGACCAGCCAGCACGGTGGAGGAAGCGTTTCGTTCCGAGGGCGGCGAGAGCATCCAGTCGAATCCCGAAAAGATGATCAAAGTGTGGAATATCAAACCTGGGCGCGCCAACGAGCCGAATGTGTTATATGCGGGCGCGCAACCGGCTTCGTTGTTCAAATCCACCGACCGCGGCGAAACGTGGACGTTGAACGAAGCGTTGTACGATCATCCGCAGCGCGGCGAATGGGCACCGGGCGCGGGCGGGCTGACGCTTCACACAATTTTGCTCGACCCCACCAATGTGAACCGCATGTACATCGCTATTTCGGCGGCGGGATGTTATCGCACCGACGACGGCGGCGCGACGTGGAAACCGCACAACAAAAATGTGCGCGCCGATTTCATGCCGAACAAGTTTCCCGAGTTCGGGCAATGCGTGCACAAAATGACGATGCACCCCTCGACGCCGAATGTGTTGTATCAGCAAAACCATTGCGGCGTGTATCGCAGTGACAACTTCGGCGAGGATTGGGTTGACGTGGGCGAGGGAAAATTGCCCACGCCGTTCGGCTTTCCAATTGGCGTTCATCCCACCGACCCGCGCACAATCTACATTGTGCTGGAAGAAAGCCAGGAATATCACATGAGCGTGGACGGAAGATTTTCCGTGTGGCGCAGTCGTGACGCTGGGGAATCGTGGGAACGATTGACAAACGGCTTACCCGAACGCGCGCACGTGAACGTCCTGCGCGAAGCGATGGGCATCGATGCGTTCGAGGACGCGGGCGTGTATCTCGGCACGAACACCGGTCAATTGTTTTACACGCGCGATTCGGGCGACAGCTGGGAATTGCTGGCAGATTTCCTGCCGCCGATTCAATCTGTTGAAGCGGCAGTGATTGGATGAATTTTGTAGGGGCGACCCGCTGGGTCGCCCCTACTTTTTATGGTTGCAAATAAGCGAGATGGAAACTTCGTTCACCAATATAATGGAAGTATGGATTTTTTAACCCATTTCCCATCTTTAAGTTCCAGAATCAGCCTGAATGAATCAGTTGGGTATTGTCTATCTCCAGGGTAAAAATACTCAATCAAAAACAAGGATTTCACATGATCTGAATACGCAAATGCGAAAAATATTTTGGCAATGGTTGAATCACGGAAAGCGCTGTCCAAGTCTTCATAAGTACATTCTCGACTCGAGTTGATCTCAAAAAACCAACATTGTTGCACGTCCCGTTTATCTGAAGGAATGCCAAAATACAAATTGCTCTTTTCCTCCAATTCAGTGCGAGCAATAAGCACCGGGTAGTGGTAGCTGATGTCTTCTGCCGCTACCCGGGCGACAAACTCTTCCACGCTTTCGTTTTCAGATTGAACAAGAGGATCAAAGATCGGTGGTATTCCGATAAACACCTCAGAAGTAGGCTGGGGCTGAACCAGTGAGGCTGTAGACACAGACGGAATCGTAGACGTGGATTGAGAAACACAACTCGTTATCAAAACCCCGCTAATCAACACCAACCAAATGATAGACTTGTTGACGAACATAATTACCTCGTCGCGTCAAAGGTGAATATGAACATAATTATATTATGTTTCAGATGCACTACACTATTGAGCGAATGAAACCATGAAAATTCGTGAAATTCAACCATCGACAAAATTTGCGTTCTACTTCGTTAAACGGGGAGTTATAATCGTCACACATTCGTAAATCAAAAATCTGAAATCGGAAATTGACTCATGCACATTCTTGTTACCAACGACGACGGCGTTACCGCACCGGGCTTGCTCGCGCTCGCGCAGGAGATTCGCAAACTCGGCAAAGTGACGGTGTTCGCGCCAGACAAAAACTGGTCCGCTTCGGGACATGTGAAAACGCTCGACCGCCCCCTGCGCGTGCGCGAAACGCTTCTTTCCGACGGGACGCCTGCCTTCACCTCCGACGGCGCTCCCTCCGATTGTGTCGCGTTGCCACTGCTCGGCTTCCTCAAAGAGAAGATCGACCTCGTCATTTCGGGAATCAACCCGCATGGAAATCTGGGACACGACATCACCTATTCGGGGACCGTCACCGCCGCGCTGGAAGCGGTCATCACCGGCGTGAAGGGAATCGCCGTCTCGCTTGAATCGCCCGATGGGCACGCGGGCGCGCTGGATTATTCCACAGCCGCAATCGTGGCGCGCCGCGTCGCGGAAAAGGTCATCGCGAACGGGTTGCCCGAAGGCGTGGCGATGAACGTCAACGTCCCATATTTGAAAGAGGATGAACTCAAAGGCTACCTGATCACGCGGCAGGGATTACGCGTCTACCGCGACGCGCTCGATTCCCGCCTCGACCCGCGCGGCAAGCCATATTACTGGATCGGCGGCGACGCACCCACTGGCGTGGCGGAGGACGGCACCGACTTCGGCGCGCTCGCTGGCGGATATGTTTCGATCACGCCCTTGCAATTGGATTTGACGCATTACAAGGCGATGGACGTGTTGAAAACGTGGGAGTTTTGATTAAATTTGTAGTGGCACGGCGAATCCGTAAAAGGCTTTGACGATCTTTCGTCTTGCCGTGCCCCTCCCAAGTAAGGCAATAATTCATGCGTTACACTTCCCCTCCTAACCAGCAACTCTATTACGAACAAGTGTGGAATCTCGTGCGGCAAATCCCGCGCGGCAAAGTCGCATCCTACGGACAGATCGCTCTGATGCTGCCTCCTCCCAACGGCGTGGAGTTCGAGGCATACAAGGCTTTCGGTCCGCGCTGGGTGGGCGGCGCGATGGCGGCTTGCCCCGATGATGTGCCATGGCAGAGGGTCATCAACTCGCAGGGAAAAATCAGCGAACGCGCGGGCGCGGAGAGGCAACGTCTCTTGCTCGAAGAAGAGGGAATCGTGTTCGTGAAGGATAAGATTGATTTGAAGAAGTACGGTTGGCGCGGTCTCGGCGAGGAGGATGAACCGAGACAGGAAAGTTTGTTTTAGAAAGTGTTTTGAAAATCAAAATTCACCACTGATAAACACGGATAAACGTTGATTTTTGATGAAATCGCTTGAAATCCAATTGATCTGAGTTCATCTGTGGTTAGAAAACAAAATTCAACTTAGAAAAAACCACAAAGGCAGCGCGTTGAGCTTGCCAAAACGACTCGAAAGACACAAAATTTAACGTGTTGAGATGAAAAAACATAACGCGGCAATCCGATTCATTGATCTCTTCTGCGGCATCGGCGGGTTTCGATTCGCCGCAGAAGAAGTTTTGTCAAAGCATGGCTTGTCATCGGAATGCGTTTTTTCCAGCGACATTGATCCGTACGCAAGGGAAGCCTATCGCGCGAATTTTGGCGAATATCCCGCTGGCGATATCACAAAAATAAACGAATTCGATATTCCCGACCATGACATTTTATTCGCAGGCTTTCCTTGTCAGCCGTTTAGCATCATCGGCAACGGAAAGGGATTCGACGACACGCGCGGCACATTGTTCTTCGATATTGCCCGAATCCTTGCGGCGAAAAAGCCAAAGGCGTTCATTCTTGAAAACGTCAAACGTCTCATCGGGCACGATCAAGGCAGGACGTTGCAAAAAATCCTTCACGTGTTGCGCGACGAACTCGGATATACCGTAACATACAAGTCGCTCAACGCGTTGGATTATGGCTTGCCGCAAAAAAGAGAGCGGGTGATCATCGTCGGCTTTTCTCAACCGACCTCGTTTCAATTTCCGCCCAAGCAGGGGACATTCACTCCGCTCGGCGATATTTTGGAAAAGGAAGTGGACGAGAAACATTTCGCTTCGGAAAAGATTCGCCAAAAACGGTGGGATATCCACACTCCAGCCATTAGCCCTTCCATTTGGCACGAGAACAAGGCTGGGCACATCTCATCCTATCCGTTTTCTTGCGCCCTGCGGGCGGGCGCCTCCTACAATTATTTACTTGTTGACGGGGAGCGCCGATTAACTCCAAGGGAAATGTTGCGCTTGCAGGGATTCCCCGACACGTTCAAGATCGCAGTCTCCGAATCGCAGACGCGCAAGCAGGCAGGGAATGCCGTCCCAGTCAACATCATCAAGGCGGTGTTCGAATCGCTCCTGCCGACATTGCTCTACATACGCGGGTAACCGCAACGAATCGAAAAAGGCGATGGACACCTTTTCCAAGAAACAACGCTCTGCGATCATGCGGGCTGTCAAATCGAAGGGGAATAAATCCACGGAAGGCAGGCTGATCGAGATATTAAAATCCCAGCGCATCAAGGGCTGGCGCAGAAATTATCGCCTCGCGGGTCATCCCGATTTTGTTTTTCCGCAAAAACGGATTGCGCTTTTTGCCGACGGCTGTTTCTGGCACGGTCACAATTGCCGCAACGTCGTCCCTTCCGACAATGCCGATTACTGGAAAAGGAAAATCAGACGCAACAAAGCAAGGGACAAGGCGATCACAAAGGAATTGACTCAAAGAGGCTGGAAGGTTGTGCGGATTTGGGAATGTCAAATTAAGCGGGGACATATTCAAAGACTTTCGAAGATCTATTGACCAATCTTTCTTAACCTCCTTGACCGTGAAGCGGGGATATAATGGTTTGCGACAACTCAAAGAGGTGCAGCATGAACCGAATTCAACGCATGTCGGGCTTGCTTCTCATCCTTGCGCTCCTCGCCGCCTGCAACATCCCCGCTTCAACCACACCATCGCCCGCCGCAACCCAGATCAGCCCCACAGCCTTCCACACGAACGTCGCGCCCGCGTACGACAAAACGAGTCAGCCCGCGGTGACCGAAGCGTATCGCCTGAAGTTGCGACTGACCACCACCTCCGATTGGACGCGGGTCATTTTTGAGAACGCGACGCTGGCGATCACAGACCAAAACATCATCCAAGGGGCGGACGCGCCAGAGTTGAACATCATTGAAATGCCTGAGATCGTCATCGGCAAAAAAGCGCTCGATCAAACCAAACTCGTCGTTGAGTTTGAAGCGTATATCCCCGTGATGGACGAAGACGCAATTAGAATCGGCATCGGAAAGGGGAGTTTGGGATTTACCCAGATCGAAGTCTATAATTTCAATCAAGACCAGCCTGTAAAGATTCAAACGTTGAACCATTCGGGCGTTGTCAGCGGCGGGGGCGACCTCAATAAAAAGATTTTTGAAATCCCCACAAAATCGTTGGCAGACAACGGACCGCGCACACTCCCGATTCATTCCTACCCGAAAACTGTCCTGGCATTCTACTATCCTTGGTATGGTCTTGCGGATGGCGCTTCGCGAGAACCGCGCGTGTGGAAGGAGTATCACCCTGTCCGCACGCCAGCGGTTGGATATTACGACTCTCACGACTCCGCGACCGTGGAAAAGCAGATCGACGAGGCAAAATCAAGCGGCATTGACGGGTTCATCGTTTCCTGGTGGGGCATCAACGACTTCACAGACCGCGCCCTCAGAAACGTGATTCTCCCAGCGGCAGGCAGGAAATCTTTTGCAATCACCATCTACTATGAAGACTACGGTCAGGATCGAGATCAAATAGCGACCGACTTCGCTTATCTCATCAACGAATACGGACCCGAACCCGCGTTCATGAAAATGGACGGTCATCCCGTATTGTTCGTCTATGACAGCGTTGCGACAAAATTCAAAAGGGAAGATTGGGAGTTCGTTTTTCAAAGCCTTGCGGACAAAGGTCTACACTGCTTTTGCATTGCCGACGGTATTTCGTCCGCCTTTCATCTCGGCGATGCGCAGTTTAGTTACCTCTTCGATCTCTTTCAAGGCATCCACAATTATTTCCCTCTCGGTTATTCGCAGGAATTCCTGCAACAGTTCTATAAATCCAATTCGCTGAAAGCCAACGCGAAGGATATTCTCTTCGCAGGCACAGCCTCGCCTGGCTTCGACAATTCCTCATGGGCGCCCGCCTTCGGCAAAGAAAAACTCACCATCGGGCGGGAGGATGGACAGTTGTATCGCCAAACATGGGAAGCCGCAGTCGCCAGCGCCCCCGCGTGGATGTTGATCACTACGTTCAACGAATGGCCCGAAGGCACGGAGATCGAACCCAGCCAGGAGTTTGGAGATCAATACCTCCAAATCACCCGCGAACTTGTAGATTCATGGAAGAAATAATTTAATTTCCCGCCAACTCCACCACCAGCGTATCCATCGCCAACTCGAGGGTGGATTGTCCCGTTTTGACCCCCTCATCAATCCGCAACAACTTTCGATAAATGCTTTCAAGCGACTCGATGGAATAACGCGTCGCTTGTTGCGCGGTCTTCTCTGCCACAAAGGGATGCACGCCCAGCGCGCGCGCCACGTCGTCCTTGTTGCCGCGCCCATCGAGAATTTCACGCGCTTGAATCAACAAACGGAATTGCCGCACCACCATCCCCCACAACGAAAACGGATCCTCGGTTGCGAGCAGGCGATGCAATAAATGTTGAGCGGATTTCCCATTGCCGTTCGACAACGCGTCCACGAAATCGAACACCGATTGTTGCGACGTGACGATGCAAACCGCTTCCACATCCGCGACGTTGACCTGTCTCGCCCAATTGACGTACGCCAGCAACTTCGAGATTTCCATCCCCGCCTGACGCGTATCCACGCCGACCATGTCCTTCAACATCTCCGCCGCGCGCGGTTCGATCTGCCCGCCTTGATTCTTCGTCTCGTTGACGATCCAGCCTGTCATGTCTCTTAGTTTCGGAAGCATAAAGGCTTTGGTCTG contains the following coding sequences:
- a CDS encoding NTP transferase domain-containing protein — protein: MDAIVIAGGIPRPEDPLYSYVTGDAKALVDIAGKPMVQWVLDALSDAKRVDNVILVGLSPKNQLTCKKPLHFLSNQGRILANIVAGVHKSLELNKKNKYVLIVSSDIPALQSHMVDWLVDTSMQTQDDLYYGVCTREVMEKRFPDSRRTYTPLKDMELCGSDINLCHVRMATEHLDLWESLLGARKSPFKQASKLGLGLLFSLATRQLTLEVAVKRISERIGIKGRAIVWPYAEPCMDVDKPHQLEMMRADLTKQRRRSRPKPKTSAKKTTGKTVKKPSAVKKAVRAKSKSRSRSR
- a CDS encoding GAF domain-containing protein, with protein sequence MNKGLRKKKISKSALLSESEQPLDGHRQREAMLQALIFAAEQFLKSSDWRANIDNLLERLGKTINASHCYLFEHFADQDGQELSSLRYEWAAPGFTSSVDDPVYRAHPVRVIPGTTDEILQRGEMLVATASTFPPAEKERLSQLGVKALMEAPVIVNGYWWGTLGVDDMTGERGWSPVEADMLRAASNVLGAAIKRQADEAILQSELEERRSVEVSLRQRESILGVVAEAANRLLKSSDWRSEINSILENLGGTIRASHAYLFENHIREDGIPATSMRFEWTSPSHPTDLGVAKYQSIPLKEPDFEGWYEVMSAGLPYLGDLQHASPEDVDFLRDRGMQALLDVPIYVDGAWWGTIGFDDMDHSRVWSNAEVDALVVASNILGAAIQRQQAEAELRTREQNYRALYEMAEKQTQELALLSNVRNVMSQELDLPSLLRSVVEAVAESFGYALVSVYLLEGDTLVMQHQVGYDKVIARIPLNKGIAGRVASTGKSVFLEDVRSAPDFLGAIENIVSEICIPLFDEGRVVGILNVESVRGVKLTQVDLDLLDALGQHIGIAIGRVRLYTDAQRELEARKQAEIERENLIAELAAKNAELERFTYTVSHDLKAPLFTIRGFLGYLEKDMLAGDRERFQKDALRIADATEKMQQLLNDLLELSRIGRLMNEPKEIQLDELVREILALLHGQIQERGVTVQVQENLPRVFADRRRIGEVLQNLIENAVKFMGDQPDPRVEIGQSGEENGMPILFVRDNGIGISDDHFERVFGLFNKLDPKTDGTGIGLALVKRIIEFHGGRIWVESEAGKGAAFFFTLPAQGMPDSDYNRLSRL
- a CDS encoding SH3 domain-containing protein, yielding MRKRHLIFVIVILSLTACNFPSGQATQTPAPTPLPTGTRTASPRPTATFTATSSLSVAIALDAPVNCRSGPATSFTVIGELRPGRQAEVIGKSADLAWWYVKNPSDPSTTCWLFADLVSIEGGVESLPVVSPPEVTVTGVTVSVEPPVMNVACNAFPRLVTVNVEISVSGPAVVTWRWEERSTGDISDEQSVLFEVGGTKTVQVLYQVRGARDYTMIVRTLQPNEQTGQTTFKAVCTP
- the surE gene encoding 5'/3'-nucleotidase SurE; the encoded protein is MHILVTNDDGVTAPGLLALAQEIRKLGKVTVFAPDKNWSASGHVKTLDRPLRVRETLLSDGTPAFTSDGAPSDCVALPLLGFLKEKIDLVISGINPHGNLGHDITYSGTVTAALEAVITGVKGIAVSLESPDGHAGALDYSTAAIVARRVAEKVIANGLPEGVAMNVNVPYLKEDELKGYLITRQGLRVYRDALDSRLDPRGKPYYWIGGDAPTGVAEDGTDFGALAGGYVSITPLQLDLTHYKAMDVLKTWEF
- a CDS encoding MGMT family protein, with the protein product MRYTSPPNQQLYYEQVWNLVRQIPRGKVASYGQIALMLPPPNGVEFEAYKAFGPRWVGGAMAACPDDVPWQRVINSQGKISERAGAERQRLLLEEEGIVFVKDKIDLKKYGWRGLGEEDEPRQESLF
- the dcm gene encoding DNA (cytosine-5-)-methyltransferase, which produces MKKHNAAIRFIDLFCGIGGFRFAAEEVLSKHGLSSECVFSSDIDPYAREAYRANFGEYPAGDITKINEFDIPDHDILFAGFPCQPFSIIGNGKGFDDTRGTLFFDIARILAAKKPKAFILENVKRLIGHDQGRTLQKILHVLRDELGYTVTYKSLNALDYGLPQKRERVIIVGFSQPTSFQFPPKQGTFTPLGDILEKEVDEKHFASEKIRQKRWDIHTPAISPSIWHENKAGHISSYPFSCALRAGASYNYLLVDGERRLTPREMLRLQGFPDTFKIAVSESQTRKQAGNAVPVNIIKAVFESLLPTLLYIRG
- a CDS encoding very short patch repair endonuclease codes for the protein MDTFSKKQRSAIMRAVKSKGNKSTEGRLIEILKSQRIKGWRRNYRLAGHPDFVFPQKRIALFADGCFWHGHNCRNVVPSDNADYWKRKIRRNKARDKAITKELTQRGWKVVRIWECQIKRGHIQRLSKIY
- a CDS encoding endo-1,3-alpha-glucanase family glycosylhydrolase, yielding MNRIQRMSGLLLILALLAACNIPASTTPSPAATQISPTAFHTNVAPAYDKTSQPAVTEAYRLKLRLTTTSDWTRVIFENATLAITDQNIIQGADAPELNIIEMPEIVIGKKALDQTKLVVEFEAYIPVMDEDAIRIGIGKGSLGFTQIEVYNFNQDQPVKIQTLNHSGVVSGGGDLNKKIFEIPTKSLADNGPRTLPIHSYPKTVLAFYYPWYGLADGASREPRVWKEYHPVRTPAVGYYDSHDSATVEKQIDEAKSSGIDGFIVSWWGINDFTDRALRNVILPAAGRKSFAITIYYEDYGQDRDQIATDFAYLINEYGPEPAFMKMDGHPVLFVYDSVATKFKREDWEFVFQSLADKGLHCFCIADGISSAFHLGDAQFSYLFDLFQGIHNYFPLGYSQEFLQQFYKSNSLKANAKDILFAGTASPGFDNSSWAPAFGKEKLTIGREDGQLYRQTWEAAVASAPAWMLITTFNEWPEGTEIEPSQEFGDQYLQITRELVDSWKK